In Clostridium sp. DL-VIII, the following proteins share a genomic window:
- the rbfA gene encoding 30S ribosome-binding factor RbfA, whose amino-acid sequence MANYRGGRINEEFKREISSLIQNEIKDPRLTAMISVTDVKVTKDLRYAKVYVSIFSKDDEEKKSNLEALRNASGFIRKSVGQKINLRHTPEIIIELDDSINYGMHMDELIQRISKE is encoded by the coding sequence ATGGCAAATTATAGAGGTGGAAGAATTAACGAAGAATTTAAAAGAGAAATTAGTAGTTTAATTCAAAATGAAATTAAAGATCCAAGACTTACAGCTATGATTTCAGTTACAGATGTTAAAGTTACCAAAGATTTAAGATATGCAAAAGTCTATGTAAGCATATTTTCAAAAGATGATGAGGAAAAGAAAAGTAATCTTGAGGCATTAAGGAATGCTAGTGGTTTTATAAGAAAGTCAGTAGGACAAAAAATTAATTTAAGACACACCCCAGAAATAATTATTGAATTAGATGATTCTATAAATTATGGAATGCACATGGATGAATTAATTCAAAGGATAAGTAAAGAGTAA
- a CDS encoding bifunctional oligoribonuclease/PAP phosphatase NrnA yields MNSLSEIKAEILKSKRIGLSFHTSPDGDAIGSTLALLNALRYLGKDSYIVSRDVIPDNLSFLSLGNEIDGNTLEPRADTDLVIILDCGNVERISADLSNYEGKIINIDHHISNDNYGVLNYVDATSSATCEISYLLIQELGIDLKSKSDINVAIGNAVYSGIVTDTGSFRHSNVTKRTHDIAGKLIEIGIDNSKIHSSLFDNKPFEKIKLMGCVLSNIELVLNNKVAVLQIPKKLLNELNLEKVDTSDIINVGLGIKGVEVSMLLKEADEGIKGSLRSKNDVDVRKVAEVYGGGGHIKAAGLIQKGVSLEKAKENLLSTLKDEIDL; encoded by the coding sequence ATGAATAGTCTTAGTGAAATAAAGGCTGAAATTTTAAAATCAAAAAGGATAGGATTATCGTTTCATACGTCTCCAGACGGAGATGCTATAGGAAGTACCTTAGCGCTGTTAAATGCGCTAAGATATTTAGGAAAGGATTCTTATATTGTATCAAGAGATGTTATTCCAGATAACCTCTCTTTCCTTTCTTTGGGAAATGAAATTGACGGAAATACTTTAGAGCCAAGAGCAGATACAGATTTAGTGATAATCCTAGATTGTGGTAATGTAGAAAGAATATCTGCAGATTTAAGTAATTATGAAGGAAAGATAATTAATATTGATCATCATATTTCCAATGACAATTATGGAGTACTTAATTATGTAGATGCAACATCTTCTGCTACATGTGAAATATCATATTTATTAATTCAGGAATTAGGTATTGATTTAAAAAGTAAATCTGATATTAACGTGGCTATAGGTAATGCTGTTTATAGTGGAATTGTAACAGATACCGGATCTTTCAGACATTCCAATGTGACTAAGAGAACTCATGATATAGCAGGGAAACTTATAGAAATTGGAATAGATAATAGTAAAATTCATAGCAGCCTTTTTGATAATAAGCCTTTTGAAAAAATAAAATTAATGGGATGTGTTTTATCTAATATAGAGCTTGTTTTAAATAATAAAGTAGCGGTTCTTCAAATACCTAAAAAACTACTAAATGAGCTTAATTTAGAAAAGGTTGATACTTCGGACATAATTAATGTTGGCCTTGGAATTAAAGGCGTAGAAGTATCGATGCTTTTAAAAGAAGCTGATGAAGGAATCAAGGGGAGTTTAAGATCTAAAAATGATGTAGATGTAAGGAAAGTTGCAGAAGTATATGGCGGTGGCGGTCATATTAAAGCAGCAGGATTAATACAAAAAGGTGTAAGTTTAGAAAAAGCCAAAGAAAATCTGTTAAGTACGCTTAAAGATGAAATAGATTTATAA
- the truB gene encoding tRNA pseudouridine(55) synthase TruB has protein sequence MNGVLNIFKNKGMSSFDVVRKIKKLADEKKVGHTGTLDPEATGVLPVCIGKATKTIDYIMNSNKGYEVKFLFGVKTTTYDLEGEVVERNETSHLTEEEVSKVILSFIGEYDQVPPMYSALKKNGVRLYELARQGIEIEREARKVNIFNISNLKIDLPYVSMKVACSKGTYIRSLCYDIGEKLKVGAAMTELNRYETSVFVQENSVNIEDLTKENISDYIITIEEALFSYPKLTVNSSFTKLLINGVKVFDKRLTNEKREKNVLYRVYDSEGTFIGIGKQDDEGFKIEKLLI, from the coding sequence ATAAATGGAGTATTAAACATATTCAAAAATAAAGGAATGTCTTCTTTTGATGTAGTGAGAAAGATAAAAAAATTAGCTGATGAAAAAAAAGTTGGACATACTGGCACGCTAGATCCTGAAGCAACAGGAGTTTTGCCGGTATGTATTGGAAAAGCAACAAAAACTATTGACTATATAATGAATAGTAATAAAGGCTACGAGGTTAAGTTTTTGTTTGGAGTAAAGACAACTACATATGATCTTGAAGGCGAAGTAGTAGAAAGAAATGAAACAAGTCATCTTACAGAAGAGGAAGTTTCAAAAGTCATTCTATCTTTTATTGGAGAATATGATCAGGTTCCTCCAATGTACTCTGCACTTAAGAAAAATGGAGTGAGATTATATGAGCTTGCTAGGCAGGGAATAGAGATTGAAAGAGAAGCTAGAAAAGTCAACATATTTAATATATCTAACCTCAAAATTGATTTACCTTATGTATCTATGAAAGTAGCCTGCTCAAAAGGAACATATATAAGAAGTTTATGCTATGATATTGGTGAAAAATTAAAAGTAGGGGCAGCTATGACAGAGTTAAATAGATATGAAACATCTGTTTTTGTACAAGAAAATAGTGTTAATATTGAAGATTTAACTAAAGAAAATATAAGTGATTATATAATAACGATTGAAGAAGCACTTTTCTCTTATCCTAAGTTAACAGTAAATAGCTCATTTACTAAGTTGTTAATAAACGGGGTCAAAGTATTCGACAAGAGACTGACAAATGAAAAAAGAGAAAAAAATGTTTTATATAGAGTTTATGATAGTGAAGGTACTTTTATAGGTATTGGAAAACAAGATGATGAAGGCTTTAAAATTGAAAAATTATTAATTTAG
- a CDS encoding bifunctional riboflavin kinase/FAD synthetase, producing MIIIDKELQDVQNSNNYIALGSFDGLHVGHLSLIYKVVEVANKNSGKSMVFTFKNHPRAFINKENAPKLLMSNERKLELLENNKVDIVCFKEFDDEFMQITPKEFIEYLIFTYNAKGFVVGFNFKFGYKNLGDVELLRELQNKYGYELCVMEPCTYKNEVISSTRIRKALEDGEVSDAYEMLSIPYSLSGKVIHGRQIGRTIGFPTANLKYDEKFVLPKIGVYYTNIKVNNNIYKGITSVGKNPTVEGKSLTVETYILDFNEEIYGKEIKVDFIKKIRDEKKFNGLEELKEQLEKDKSFANEQ from the coding sequence ATGATTATTATAGATAAAGAATTACAAGATGTTCAAAATTCTAATAATTATATAGCTCTTGGAAGTTTTGATGGACTTCATGTTGGGCATCTATCATTAATATATAAAGTAGTTGAGGTTGCTAACAAGAATAGTGGTAAAAGCATGGTTTTTACATTTAAAAATCATCCACGAGCTTTTATAAATAAAGAAAATGCACCAAAACTATTAATGAGCAATGAAAGAAAGCTTGAACTTTTAGAAAATAATAAAGTTGATATAGTATGTTTTAAAGAATTTGATGATGAGTTTATGCAAATAACGCCTAAGGAATTCATAGAATATTTAATATTTACTTATAATGCAAAAGGATTTGTTGTAGGATTTAATTTTAAATTTGGATATAAAAACTTAGGGGATGTTGAGCTTTTAAGAGAATTACAAAATAAATATGGATATGAACTATGCGTTATGGAACCATGTACATATAAAAATGAAGTAATAAGCAGCACTAGAATAAGAAAGGCCTTAGAAGATGGAGAGGTTTCAGATGCTTATGAAATGCTCAGCATTCCATATAGCTTAAGTGGAAAAGTCATTCATGGAAGACAGATAGGGAGAACCATTGGTTTTCCTACGGCAAATTTAAAGTATGATGAAAAATTTGTTTTGCCTAAGATAGGTGTATATTATACCAATATAAAGGTAAATAATAATATATATAAAGGTATTACTTCAGTTGGAAAAAATCCTACAGTAGAAGGCAAAAGCTTAACAGTAGAAACATATATTTTAGACTTCAATGAAGAGATATACGGGAAAGAAATAAAAGTTGATTTTATAAAAAAAATTCGAGATGAAAAAAAATTTAATGGTTTAGAAGAGCTAAAAGAACAGCTAGAAAAAGATAAATCATTTGCTAATGAACAATAA
- the rpsO gene encoding 30S ribosomal protein S15, whose product MDKARKLELIKKFGRSEGDTGSPEVQIALLTERIQSLTEHLKIHKKDHHSRRGLLMMVGQRRGLLNYLSDQDIERYRTLIKELGLRR is encoded by the coding sequence ATGGATAAGGCAAGAAAATTAGAATTAATCAAAAAATTTGGAAGAAGTGAAGGGGATACTGGTTCTCCAGAAGTTCAAATAGCTTTACTTACTGAAAGAATTCAATCTTTAACTGAACACTTAAAAATTCACAAGAAAGATCATCACTCAAGAAGAGGATTATTAATGATGGTTGGTCAAAGAAGAGGTCTTTTAAACTATTTAAGCGATCAAGATATCGAAAGATACAGAACTTTAATCAAAGAATTAGGTTTAAGAAGATAA
- a CDS encoding polyribonucleotide nucleotidyltransferase produces the protein MSNVLTTEIAGRELKVEFGKVGMLSNAATFTSYGDTVILTNVNASPEPREGIDFFPLSVEYEERLYAVGKIPGGFIKREGRPSEKAILNGRAVDRTLRPLFPKGYRNDVQVVTTVVSVEKDNLPEILAINAASLALCLSSIPYTIPAAAVQVGLIDGKFVTNPNTEGREKSTLHLTVCTTKEKVMMIEAGGQEIPEDTMIDAIKYGFNECQKIIAFQEEAMAKFGKKKDEPVLYTVDSEVEKDVKEFAKDMIKEAMHIMDKDERNAAVDAVYEKVNEEFGEKYAEKSGDIKEVLYTMQKKVVRHMLQKEKRRPDGRAFDEIRPLGCEVGILPRTHGTGLFRRGLTQVMTVATLGSISEIQILDGIDEAQSKRYIHHYNFPGYSVGEVKPLRGPGRREIGHGALAERALEPLIPSEEEFPYTIRLVSEVLSSNGSTSQASVCGSTLALLDAGVPIKRPAAGIAMGLITSEDLTEETILTDIQGIEDFFGDMDFKVAGTTEGITSIQVDTKLQGFSFNVVENAIRDARKARLTIIDKINECISAPRTDVSLYAPKTQTMSINPDKIRDVIGAGGKVINKIIQDTGVKIDIKEDGTVFVSSTDHEGVNQAIKIIEGLTKEVKAGEVYLGKVTKITTFGAFVEILPSKEGLVHISKLAKERVNKVEDVVSIGDEILVKVTEIDNQGRINLSRKDALVEQENKEDK, from the coding sequence ATGAGTAATGTTCTAACGACTGAAATCGCTGGAAGAGAATTGAAAGTTGAGTTCGGAAAAGTAGGTATGTTGTCAAATGCAGCAACATTTACTAGCTATGGTGACACAGTAATTTTAACAAATGTTAATGCATCACCAGAGCCAAGAGAAGGAATAGATTTCTTTCCATTAAGTGTTGAATATGAAGAAAGATTATATGCAGTAGGTAAAATACCAGGTGGATTCATTAAAAGAGAAGGAAGACCATCAGAAAAAGCAATATTAAATGGTAGAGCTGTTGATAGAACACTAAGGCCTCTATTTCCAAAAGGATACAGAAATGACGTTCAAGTTGTTACTACAGTTGTATCAGTTGAAAAAGATAACTTACCAGAAATCTTAGCCATTAACGCAGCGTCACTTGCATTATGCCTTTCAAGTATTCCATATACAATCCCAGCTGCAGCAGTCCAAGTGGGGCTAATAGATGGCAAATTCGTTACAAATCCAAATACTGAAGGACGAGAAAAGAGTACTCTTCACTTAACAGTATGTACTACAAAAGAAAAAGTAATGATGATTGAAGCTGGCGGGCAGGAAATACCAGAGGATACAATGATAGATGCTATCAAATATGGTTTTAATGAATGTCAAAAAATCATTGCATTTCAAGAAGAAGCTATGGCTAAGTTTGGAAAGAAAAAAGATGAACCGGTTTTATATACTGTAGATTCAGAAGTAGAAAAGGATGTTAAAGAATTTGCTAAGGATATGATTAAAGAAGCAATGCACATCATGGATAAAGATGAAAGAAATGCGGCAGTAGATGCAGTATATGAAAAAGTTAATGAAGAATTTGGTGAAAAATACGCTGAAAAATCAGGTGATATAAAAGAAGTTCTTTACACTATGCAGAAGAAAGTTGTAAGGCACATGCTTCAAAAGGAAAAGAGAAGACCTGATGGAAGAGCTTTTGATGAGATTAGACCACTTGGATGTGAGGTTGGAATATTACCAAGAACACATGGTACAGGATTATTCAGAAGAGGATTAACTCAAGTAATGACTGTTGCAACACTTGGATCTATAAGTGAAATTCAAATATTAGATGGAATAGATGAAGCACAATCAAAGAGATATATCCATCATTATAATTTTCCTGGATACAGTGTTGGTGAAGTAAAACCATTAAGAGGACCAGGAAGAAGAGAAATTGGTCATGGAGCGTTAGCAGAAAGAGCGCTTGAACCATTAATTCCTTCAGAAGAAGAATTCCCTTATACAATAAGATTAGTTTCAGAAGTTTTAAGTTCAAATGGATCAACTTCACAAGCATCAGTTTGTGGATCAACACTGGCATTATTAGATGCAGGTGTACCAATTAAGAGACCTGCAGCTGGTATAGCAATGGGACTTATAACATCAGAAGATTTAACAGAGGAAACTATATTGACTGATATTCAAGGAATTGAAGACTTCTTTGGAGATATGGACTTTAAGGTAGCAGGAACAACAGAAGGTATAACATCAATTCAAGTTGATACTAAACTTCAAGGGTTCAGTTTTAATGTAGTGGAAAATGCTATAAGAGATGCAAGAAAAGCTAGACTTACTATAATTGATAAGATTAATGAATGTATATCTGCACCAAGGACAGATGTGTCATTATATGCACCAAAGACTCAGACAATGAGTATAAATCCAGATAAGATAAGAGATGTAATTGGAGCTGGTGGTAAGGTTATAAATAAGATAATACAAGATACAGGTGTTAAAATAGATATTAAGGAAGATGGAACTGTATTTGTAAGTTCAACTGACCATGAAGGTGTTAATCAGGCTATTAAGATAATAGAAGGTTTAACTAAGGAAGTTAAGGCAGGAGAAGTTTACTTAGGAAAAGTAACTAAGATAACTACATTTGGAGCATTTGTTGAAATCTTACCTAGCAAAGAAGGATTAGTTCATATATCTAAATTAGCTAAAGAAAGAGTAAACAAAGTTGAAGATGTGGTATCTATTGGAGATGAAATTTTAGTTAAGGTTACAGAAATTGATAACCAAGGTAGAATAAATCTTTCAAGAAAAGACGCTTTAGTAGAACAAGAAAATAAAGAAGATAAATAA
- a CDS encoding pitrilysin family protein yields MYNTYTLKNGLRVVTEKIDHLKSISVGVMVQNGSRNESPEVNGISHFIEHMFFKGTDKRTSKQVMEDIENVGGQINAFTSKEATCYYIKALNTHLDLSLDVLSDIILKAKFDPEEIEKEKGVVIEEINMSEDSPEDVLDDVHSKVTFGNTSLGYPILGTIPLVKSFTREKILNFISEKYTPYNSVISVCGKFDDKELEDLINKYFGGWKSKHEYKPEYDESAIQVSSSYAKKEIEQLHISLGLEGLPYGDDNNYSLVLLNNIFGGGASSILFQKVREELGLCYSIASYLQPFQTVGTLNIYAGLNRNYGEKALEVIDKEISLFSKNGITERQLEINKEKIKANYILGLESTSSRMFSNAKAYLFRNNIKSQEEVIKKIDEINKDNIQYVLDRCFKKGVLNAAYVGQDVEYEKLDSIILKNSRAYDNTKYSNKLNV; encoded by the coding sequence ATGTATAACACATATACCCTTAAAAATGGTTTGAGAGTCGTAACTGAGAAAATAGATCATTTAAAATCAATCAGTGTTGGAGTTATGGTACAAAATGGTTCGAGAAATGAAAGCCCAGAAGTGAATGGAATATCTCATTTTATTGAGCATATGTTCTTTAAAGGAACTGATAAACGAACTTCGAAACAAGTAATGGAAGACATAGAAAATGTAGGTGGACAGATTAATGCTTTTACAAGTAAAGAAGCAACTTGTTATTATATAAAGGCATTGAATACACATTTGGATTTATCATTAGATGTTTTATCTGATATAATATTAAAAGCTAAGTTTGATCCAGAGGAAATAGAGAAGGAAAAAGGTGTAGTAATTGAAGAGATAAATATGAGTGAAGATTCACCAGAAGATGTTTTAGATGATGTTCATTCAAAAGTGACTTTTGGAAATACATCCTTAGGATATCCTATTTTAGGAACTATACCTTTAGTTAAATCATTTACTAGAGAAAAAATATTAAATTTTATAAGTGAAAAATATACACCTTATAATTCTGTAATATCAGTATGTGGTAAATTTGATGATAAGGAACTTGAAGATTTAATCAATAAGTATTTTGGCGGATGGAAAAGTAAGCATGAATATAAACCAGAATATGATGAATCAGCAATACAAGTTAGCTCTTCATATGCAAAAAAAGAAATTGAGCAGCTTCACATTTCTTTAGGTTTAGAAGGATTGCCATACGGTGATGATAATAATTATTCCTTAGTGCTGCTTAACAATATATTTGGAGGCGGGGCGTCGTCAATTCTTTTTCAAAAAGTTAGAGAAGAACTTGGACTTTGTTATTCTATAGCATCTTATCTGCAGCCGTTTCAAACAGTGGGTACGCTGAATATATATGCTGGTTTGAATAGGAATTATGGTGAAAAAGCTTTAGAGGTTATAGATAAGGAAATTTCACTATTTAGTAAAAATGGAATAACAGAAAGACAACTTGAAATTAATAAAGAAAAAATTAAAGCTAATTATATTCTAGGTCTTGAAAGCACTAGTTCAAGAATGTTTTCTAATGCAAAGGCATATCTCTTTAGAAATAATATAAAGAGCCAGGAAGAAGTAATAAAAAAGATAGATGAGATAAATAAAGATAATATTCAATATGTTTTAGATAGATGTTTTAAAAAGGGAGTTTTAAATGCAGCTTATGTTGGGCAGGATGTAGAATACGAAAAATTAGACTCTATAATATTAAAAAATTCAAGGGCTTATGACAATACTAAGTATAGTAATAAGCTGAATGTATAA
- a CDS encoding YlmC/YmxH family sporulation protein: MSEEKKVRYLSDIERYELININDGEKYDYLLNNDLIIDDEGNFKYLIVNLNGGKFNIFSSKDFLEIPWNCVKKIGAKTIILDADDEVIKKVKL, translated from the coding sequence ATGAGTGAAGAAAAAAAGGTTAGATATTTAAGTGATATAGAACGATATGAGCTTATAAACATAAATGATGGAGAAAAGTATGATTATTTATTAAACAACGATTTAATAATAGATGATGAAGGCAATTTTAAATACTTAATAGTTAATTTAAACGGTGGGAAATTTAACATTTTCAGCAGCAAAGACTTCTTAGAAATTCCATGGAATTGTGTAAAAAAGATTGGTGCTAAAACCATCATATTAGATGCTGACGATGAAGTAATTAAGAAAGTTAAACTGTAA
- the dapG gene encoding aspartate kinase gives MKIVVQKFGGTSVSTEESRQKVIEKVKTAIKDGYSPVLVVSAMGRKGQPYATDTLLSLIDDKFKNTNKLAQDLLMCCGETISSVVMSNDLYSAGIDAMPLTGGQAGILTDNNFTDAACIEVKPKKILDLVSQGRVPVVTGFQGITENGYVTTLGRGGSDTTASILGVALKASAIEIYTDVDGIMTADPRVVENANLIDVISYNEVFQFADKGATVIHPKAVEVAMEGNIPILIKNTMSNSKGTLINNFGDKGNDKIMTGITSQKNRIQVSIKASDNEGNIKYKNVLDLVAANKISLDLINIFPKEQIFTINEKDKDVLEKILDNANLKYNLIENCSKIAVIGARMKGIPGVMAKIINALNDNNIEVLQTADSHMTIWCLVHSKNEKEAINVLHRTFKL, from the coding sequence ATGAAAATAGTTGTACAGAAATTTGGAGGAACTTCAGTATCAACTGAAGAAAGTAGACAAAAAGTCATTGAGAAAGTTAAAACTGCTATTAAAGATGGATATAGCCCTGTTTTAGTTGTGTCGGCCATGGGGAGAAAAGGACAGCCTTATGCTACTGACACATTATTATCATTAATAGATGATAAGTTTAAGAATACAAATAAGTTAGCTCAAGATTTACTTATGTGTTGCGGAGAAACTATAAGTTCTGTAGTTATGAGTAATGATTTATATAGTGCTGGAATTGATGCAATGCCACTTACTGGAGGACAAGCGGGAATATTAACTGATAATAATTTTACAGATGCTGCTTGCATTGAAGTTAAGCCTAAGAAAATTTTAGATTTAGTATCACAAGGAAGAGTGCCAGTAGTAACAGGATTTCAAGGGATCACAGAAAATGGCTATGTGACTACATTAGGCAGAGGAGGAAGTGATACGACAGCTTCCATTTTAGGCGTTGCTCTTAAGGCTTCTGCTATAGAAATATATACTGATGTAGATGGTATTATGACAGCTGATCCAAGAGTGGTTGAAAATGCTAATCTGATAGACGTTATAAGCTATAATGAAGTATTTCAATTTGCAGATAAAGGAGCAACTGTAATTCACCCAAAGGCTGTAGAAGTAGCTATGGAAGGAAATATTCCTATATTAATTAAAAATACTATGAGTAATTCTAAAGGAACTTTAATTAATAATTTTGGTGATAAAGGCAACGATAAGATAATGACAGGTATAACAAGTCAAAAAAATAGGATTCAAGTTTCTATTAAAGCTTCTGATAATGAAGGAAATATTAAATATAAGAATGTATTGGATTTAGTAGCAGCAAACAAGATAAGTTTAGATTTGATTAACATATTTCCTAAAGAACAAATTTTCACTATAAATGAAAAAGATAAAGATGTTTTAGAAAAGATTTTAGATAATGCAAATTTAAAATATAACCTAATTGAGAATTGTAGCAAAATAGCTGTTATTGGAGCTAGAATGAAGGGAATACCAGGAGTAATGGCTAAAATTATAAATGCTCTAAATGATAACAATATAGAAGTATTGCAGACAGCTGATTCACATATGACAATATGGTGTTTAGTTCACTCTAAGAATGAAAAAGAAGCAATAAATGTTTTACATAGAACCTTTAAACTTTAA
- a CDS encoding ATP-dependent Clp protease proteolytic subunit has translation MSNNLLNNDNPDKDENKSETQDKIENVKELGNTNLAAPNKRIQVLSIIGQIEGHSVLPPQTKATKYEHIIPQLIDIEQNEETKGLLIVLNTVGGDVEAGLAIAEMIHSMSKPTVSIVIGGGHSIGVPLATSSKFSFITPSATMIVHPVRMNGFVIGVAQTFEYFKKMQERINEFIVRTSNMKQETLEKFMLQTDNLLNDVGTMLIGKQAVDCGLIDEVGGIHEALDKLNELIGEEE, from the coding sequence ATGAGTAATAATCTTTTGAATAATGATAATCCAGATAAAGATGAAAATAAATCGGAGACACAAGATAAGATAGAAAATGTTAAGGAACTTGGAAACACAAATTTAGCGGCTCCTAATAAGAGAATACAAGTTTTGTCTATAATAGGGCAAATAGAAGGACATTCGGTGCTTCCACCTCAAACAAAGGCTACGAAATATGAACATATTATTCCCCAGTTAATAGATATAGAGCAAAATGAAGAAACTAAGGGTCTGCTTATAGTGCTAAATACTGTTGGAGGAGATGTTGAAGCAGGTTTAGCTATTGCTGAAATGATACATAGTATGTCTAAACCAACTGTATCAATAGTGATTGGCGGAGGACATTCAATAGGAGTGCCTCTTGCAACTTCGTCTAAATTTTCGTTTATAACTCCATCAGCTACAATGATAGTTCATCCAGTAAGAATGAATGGTTTTGTAATAGGTGTAGCACAAACATTTGAATATTTTAAGAAGATGCAGGAAAGAATAAATGAATTTATAGTAAGAACATCTAATATGAAGCAGGAAACATTGGAAAAATTCATGCTTCAGACAGATAATTTATTAAACGATGTAGGGACTATGCTGATTGGAAAGCAGGCCGTAGATTGTGGACTTATTGATGAAGTTGGTGGTATACATGAGGCACTAGATAAGCTTAATGAGCTTATAGGGGAAGAAGAATAA